A window from Triticum aestivum cultivar Chinese Spring chromosome 6D, IWGSC CS RefSeq v2.1, whole genome shotgun sequence encodes these proteins:
- the LOC123141040 gene encoding WRKY transcription factor 55 gives MHVLAPHSGGPPFAPLLGHLDRRLREGIAAIHGGDLPGGMDDVLSQIGDAFRLAGELMGDLPAAQNDPAYLAARCYGIVRAYNTAIRMLQHHGVGAVNVAAARPLDGGGPLDLLRPRSTEEAAGASQLLGETATRLQEPFNMLAGARAPPHAVRSAADVAGTSGGPMRRLASSRSPPTAQPRQGRRRRDSGHRETMLVPAHRMGNTELPPDDGYTWRKYGQKDILGSRFPRSYYRCTHKNYYGCDAKKKVQRLDDDPFMYEVTYCGSHSCLTSTTPLLNFPTATATATATATNSPTAATGSGLAPADHFMAQTDQAAVSTSMHLGVGGMPASFQGVVAAGSGAGVQTSVSTAARDTDYPALDLADVMFNSSGSTGISLDGIFSSHHRSDS, from the exons ATGCACGTCCTTGCGCCGCACTCAGGCGGTCCTCCGTTTGCACCACTACTCGGCCACCTCGATCGTCGTCTAAGGGAAGGCATCGCGGCCATCCACGGCGGCGACCTGCCAGGAGGGATGGACGACGTGCTGTCGCAGATCGGGGACGCCTTCCGGCTCGCCGGGGAGCTCATGGGCGACCTCCCCGCGGCCCAGAACGACCCGGCCTACCTCGCCGCGCGATGCTACGGCATTGTCCGCGCCTACAACACGGCCATCCGCATGCTGCAGCACCACGGCGTGGGCGCCGTGAACGTGGCCGCGGCGCGTCCGCTCGACGGCGGCGGGCCGCTGGACCTCCTGCGCCCGCGCAGCACGGAGGAAGCAGCCGGCGCCAGCCAGCTTCTCGGGGAAACCGCGACGCGTCTGCAGGAGCCGTTCAACATGCTGGCCGGTGCGCGAGCGCCACCACACGCGGTGCGCTCGGCTGCGGACGTCGCGGGCACCTCCGGCGGCCCGATGAGGAGGCTGGCGTCGTCCAGGTCTCCGCCGACGGCCCAGCCACGGCAGGGCAGGAGGAG GAGGGACAGCGGGCACAGGGAGACGATGTTGGTGCCGGCACACCGGATGGGTAACACCGAGCTTCCACCGGACGACGGCTACACGTGGCGCAAGTACGGCCAGAAGGACATCCTCGGCTCCAGGTTCCCCAG GAGCTACTACCGGTGCACCCACAAGAACTATTACGGGTGCGACGCCAAGAAGAAGGTGCAGCGCCTGGACGACGACCCCTTCATGTACGAGGTCACGTACTGCGGCAGCCACAGCTGCCTCACCTCCACCACCCCGCTGCTCAACTttcccaccgccaccgccaccgccacagcCACCGCTACCAACTCTCCGACCGCCGCGACAGGCTCCGGCCTCGCCCCTGCGGACCACTTCATGGCACAGACCGACCAGGCGGCGGTGTCGACATCAATGCACCTCGGCGTCGGCGGGATGCCGGCAAGCTTCCAGGGCGTTGTGGCAGCGGGCTCCGGCGCCGGCGTGCAGACGAGCGTGTCCACCGCAGCGAGGGACACGGATTACCCGGCGCTGGACCTCGCCGACGTCATGTTCAACTCCAGCGGTAGCACGGGCATCAGCTTGGACGGCATCTTCTCTTCTCATCATCGAAGTGATAGCTAG